The proteins below come from a single Prolixibacter sp. NT017 genomic window:
- the uxuA gene encoding mannonate dehydratase, producing MALEKTWRWFGEKDPIRLEQLAQIGVEGVITALHHIPNGEVWPKDEILKVKNAIEAHGMRWSVVESLPVSEGIKIQSDDRPRLMANYQQSVRNLGECGIDTICYNFMPVLDWARTDLHYQLPNGAESMYFDFPTFVAFDVFILKRPGAEADYPRELVDKARTVFNKMTEEEAEELAYNIIVVTQGFIDGVIDGSVPDPKALFLEFIDRYKDIDKAKLRENLKAFLDDVIPVAEEAGVRLAIHPDDPPFPVLGLPRIIGQLDDYEWLFEANQSPNNGITFCAGSLSARKENDLLEIIEKTRERIHFVHLRNTQMLEDGSFYESGHLTGSQNMVPLVKALLQEQKRRIEAGRTDFKMPVRPDHGLKLLDDFNHQYNPGYPLIGRLKGLAELDGIMTAIDYALSQQG from the coding sequence ATGGCTCTGGAAAAAACATGGCGATGGTTTGGTGAGAAAGATCCCATCAGGTTGGAGCAGCTGGCCCAAATTGGAGTGGAAGGCGTCATAACAGCTCTTCACCATATTCCCAACGGCGAAGTTTGGCCCAAAGATGAAATTCTAAAGGTGAAGAATGCCATCGAAGCGCACGGCATGCGATGGAGTGTGGTGGAAAGTCTTCCGGTAAGTGAAGGCATTAAAATCCAATCGGACGATCGCCCGAGGTTGATGGCAAACTATCAGCAATCGGTCCGCAATCTGGGGGAATGCGGTATCGATACCATCTGCTACAATTTTATGCCGGTGCTCGATTGGGCCCGCACCGACCTTCATTACCAGCTTCCCAATGGTGCTGAGTCGATGTATTTCGACTTCCCCACCTTCGTGGCATTCGATGTCTTCATATTGAAACGTCCGGGCGCAGAAGCTGACTATCCCAGGGAACTGGTTGACAAGGCCCGAACGGTATTCAATAAGATGACGGAAGAAGAAGCGGAGGAGCTGGCTTATAATATTATTGTGGTAACGCAGGGATTTATCGACGGAGTGATTGATGGTTCGGTTCCAGATCCGAAAGCGTTGTTTCTGGAATTTATCGACCGCTACAAAGACATCGACAAAGCGAAACTGCGGGAAAACCTGAAGGCCTTTCTCGACGATGTAATTCCGGTTGCCGAGGAAGCGGGCGTTCGCCTGGCTATTCACCCGGATGACCCTCCTTTCCCTGTCCTGGGACTTCCGCGGATTATCGGGCAATTGGATGACTACGAGTGGTTATTTGAAGCAAATCAATCTCCGAATAACGGCATCACTTTTTGTGCCGGTTCCCTTTCCGCCCGAAAAGAAAACGACCTTCTTGAAATCATCGAAAAGACCCGGGAGCGGATCCACTTTGTACACCTGCGGAACACGCAAATGCTGGAAGACGGAAGTTTCTACGAATCCGGTCATCTAACCGGTTCACAGAATATGGTTCCGTTGGTAAAGGCATTATTGCAGGAACAAAAACGAAGAATCGAAGCTGGTCGCACTGATTTCAAAATGCCCGTGCGACCGGACCATGGCCTTAAACTCCTCGATGATTTCAATCATCAGTACAATCCGGGATATCCACTCATCGGCAGATTGAAAGGGCTGGCAGAACTCGACGGCATCATGACGGCCATTGACTATGCTTTATCCCAACAAGGATAA
- a CDS encoding SDR family oxidoreductase, which produces MFDINGKVAVVTGGGGVLGGSIARSLIEAGVKVAILDIREEQINNRVKELEQLGGKAFGIVGSVLDMEELRQARETLIKKWGKVDILINAAGGNMPGATLTEDQTVFDMKIEDFQKVTDLNLNGTIYPCLVFGEAMAQQGSGSIVTVSSMATYSAITRVPGYSVAKTGINIFTQWMAMEMATKFSEKIRVNAIAPGFFIGDQNRNVLINPDSSYTERSKKVIGRTPMGRFGDIKELNGAVQFLCSDAASFITGVILPVDGGFSSFSGV; this is translated from the coding sequence ATGTTTGATATTAATGGAAAAGTTGCAGTCGTTACCGGAGGTGGCGGTGTTTTGGGGGGCAGCATAGCCCGCAGTTTAATAGAAGCAGGAGTGAAAGTGGCCATCCTCGATATCCGGGAAGAACAAATTAACAACCGGGTGAAGGAACTGGAGCAACTGGGTGGAAAAGCTTTTGGAATTGTGGGTAGTGTACTCGATATGGAGGAACTGCGACAAGCGCGTGAAACTCTTATAAAGAAATGGGGCAAAGTAGATATCCTGATCAATGCTGCCGGTGGCAATATGCCCGGTGCTACTTTAACGGAAGACCAAACGGTTTTTGATATGAAAATTGAGGACTTTCAGAAAGTGACCGACCTCAATTTAAATGGAACCATATACCCGTGCCTGGTTTTTGGTGAAGCAATGGCGCAGCAAGGATCAGGCAGCATTGTCACTGTTTCGTCAATGGCCACCTACTCTGCCATTACACGTGTACCCGGATATTCGGTAGCTAAAACGGGTATCAACATTTTCACACAGTGGATGGCCATGGAAATGGCGACGAAATTCAGCGAAAAAATCCGTGTGAATGCCATCGCTCCCGGATTCTTCATCGGCGACCAGAACCGTAACGTGCTCATCAATCCCGACAGCTCGTATACCGAGCGCAGTAAAAAAGTAATCGGACGAACCCCGATGGGGCGCTTTGGCGATATCAAGGAACTGAATGGCGCCGTGCAGTTTTTATGCTCTGATGCCGCTTCTTTCATTACCGGAGTTATCCTGCCGGTCGATGGCGGATTCAGCTCATTCAGCGGAGTTTAA
- a CDS encoding NUDIX domain-containing protein yields the protein MNEILPNISIDNAIFGFANGELKILLIKRDKQPEFDRWSLPGGYVYCNENMDDASRRLLQELTGISNLFLSRVDVFGDTDRYPDRRVISVLYCALVKPEQFELLAGAHAKKVKWFRVKGIKKLPFDHNVMIETALNWLRDEIWRKPVLINLLPEKFPLNQMHDLFQTFLHETIDNRNFRKKVISQELVERLNEKTKGGKQRPAYLYRMKKK from the coding sequence ATGAACGAAATCTTGCCTAACATTTCTATCGACAATGCCATTTTTGGCTTTGCTAATGGAGAGCTTAAAATACTGCTAATCAAAAGAGATAAGCAACCTGAATTTGACCGATGGTCGCTTCCTGGCGGTTATGTTTACTGCAATGAAAACATGGATGATGCTTCCAGAAGGTTGCTGCAGGAATTAACTGGTATCTCCAACCTGTTTTTATCTCGTGTAGACGTATTTGGCGATACAGACCGATATCCCGATCGCCGGGTTATTTCTGTTTTGTATTGTGCCCTGGTGAAACCGGAACAGTTTGAGTTACTAGCAGGTGCGCACGCTAAAAAAGTCAAATGGTTTCGGGTAAAAGGAATTAAAAAATTACCCTTTGACCATAATGTAATGATCGAAACAGCACTGAACTGGCTAAGAGATGAAATATGGCGAAAGCCAGTTCTAATCAATCTCCTGCCGGAGAAGTTTCCGCTCAACCAAATGCACGATCTGTTTCAGACATTTCTTCATGAAACGATCGACAACCGAAACTTCAGGAAGAAAGTGATTTCACAGGAACTGGTGGAGCGGCTCAATGAAAAAACCAAAGGGGGAAAACAACGGCCGGCATACCTATACCGGATGAAAAAGAAGTAA